DNA sequence from the Pseudomonas tritici genome:
CCGGCGGCGATGTTCGCCTGCCACCAATCGTTGATCCCGGCAAAGATCTGCGCCTGGGGTTGCCAGCGGTAGATCGGCAGGCCGAAGGTGGATTCGGTGATGAAGGTATGGCAACGCACCGGTTCGAAGGGGGCGCAGGTGCCGTCGGGCTCGACTTTGTAATCGCCGGATGCGACCCACACTTCGCCTTGATATTCCAGGCGCACTTGGGCCGATCCCAATACATGCCCGGCCGGGTGGAAGCTCAGGGTGACGCCGTGATGGACCAGTTGTTCGCCGTAGGCCAAGGTTTGCAGGTTGATGTCCTGGCCCAGCCGCGAGCGCAGGATGCCTTCGCCGGGAGCCGCCGCCAAGTAGTGCTGGTTGCCGGTGCGGGCATGGTCGCCGTGGGCGTGGGTGATGACCGAACGTTCCACCGGGCGCCAGGGGTCGATGTAGAAATCTCCGGCGGGGCAATACAGGCCTTCGGGGCGGGCGATGACAAGGTCCATGGAATGACCGGGGAAGTGGGCTTGTTACTTATGAGGCGGGGCTGAGCGCAGAAGTTCTATCGGAATGTACACAGAACAAATGTGGGAGCTGGCTTGCCTGCGATGGCGGTGTATCAGCCACTGAAAGAGTGACTGAAAAGGCGTCATCGCAGGCAAGCCAGCTCCCACATTCTGGTTCGGTTTCTTCAGTAAGGCCCCGGGTTACTTACCAGGCGTCAGGGTCAACCTTGTTTTCCCATACACCTTCTCAAAGTTCTGCGGCTGCATCGGGAAGCTCAGGTATTGCGCCTTGAGCGCCGGGTCGATGCCATTGGCATAGTTCGGGCTGGCCGGGTTGCCGGACTGGCCGATGCCACCCTGGCCCATCATCGGTTCCACCTGGCCGAAATCGACAATCATGCGCAGCGCCGGCACTTGGGTGGTGGTGAAATCCTGGCCCCAGTTGTACGGTGCCGGGTTCAAGGTGTTGTGGTCGCCGCCGGACGCCAGTGGGCCACGAATCACCTGGCCATTGGTGTTTTTCCAAGTAGTCGTGTGCAGCTTGCCCCACTGCCAGGCCTTGTGATCGGTACCCAGTTGGCTGTCACCGGCGCTGATCGCCGCGGCCAGGCTGCGGGCGAGGATCAAAGGTTTGTCTTCTTTCTGCGGGGTGTGCACGTCGTCCCAGAATGGGCTGTCTTCGCGGCCCAGCAAGTGATCGGCCTGGGCGGCGTAGGACAGGCGGGCATTGCTGACGAAAGCCTTCCAGCTGGCGCTGTTTTCCGGGCCGAGTTCGTCGAGGAAGATCTGCCGAGTGCTTTCCTGCAGGAACAGTTCGTAGATGGCGGCGTCGGCGGACGTTGTCACCAGTCGACCATCGAAGGCCATCAAGCGATTCAGTGCTTCCCGTGCCTTGACCTGCTCAGCCGCCGGCAACGCATCGATCGCCTGTTTCAGTGGCTGGGCCATGCCTGGCGCCTGGAACATGGTCTTTAGCTTGGCAGCAAACGTGGTGGTCTGGTCGTATTGCATGGCTATCATGCTGCGGCTGTCATGCTTGCCGGCATTGGCCAACTGCGCCAGGCGCTCGCTGCGCTCCGGTGCATCCCAGGAGTTGGACAGTTGCATGCCATAACCGCGTGGCGCGGTGCGCTGGTTGGCAGTGCCTATCCAGCCTTGGGCCGGGTCCTGGTCATAGGGGTGCAACATCGCGTCGGCGTAACCGTCCCAGTCGAAACGCGTGTCCCAGCCCGGCGACGGCAGCAAACCTTCGCCTTCGCGACGGTTGGGGAAGCGGCCGGTGACTTGCCAGCCAATGTTGCTGGCGTCGGCGAAGACCATGTTCAGCGCAATGGCGCGAATCTCGCGGGTTGCGTCCGAGGCCTTGGCGGCGTTTTGCGCGCGTGACAGGTCGAAGAACGCATCCAGGCTCTTGTCGTCCTTGAAGTCGGCGGTTTGCAGCGCCAGGCCCAGGCCGGTGGTCAGCGCCTGGCTGCTGTTGAGCAAGGCACCGTGGCGGGTTTCGTACACCACTTCACGAATCGAGCGCTGGCCTTTGACGAAGAAGGTTTCGTTACGCACACCTGCTGGTAGCCATTTGCCGTTGTTCTCGTAGTACAGCGCGTTGCCCTGGCGTTTGACCTTTTCCAGGAACAGGTCCTGGGTGTCGCCCTTGACGGTGCTCATGCTCCACGCGACTTTGCCGTTGAAGCCGGACAGCAGCGTCGGCAAGCCGGCAATCGAGGCGCCCACGGC
Encoded proteins:
- a CDS encoding penicillin acylase family protein, with product MASPALSHFLPRFGVAAAVASALSLAGCQLQNTQDTLPPVAGVLPIKGLAQNVSVRRNAQGMPLIESNTFHDALFSLGYVHASDRITQMVTLRLLAQGRLAEMAGAEVLDVDRFMRAVNLKKSAGELYNASSPRLKRFFEVYARGVNAYLFRYRDKLPPDLAQTGYKPEYWKPEDSALLFCLLNFSESANLQEEISSLVLAQKVGVDKLAWLTPSAPDEAVPLAEAEKLKGVNLGQITGLAGLDAVSQQLSRFNSLAVTTSSNWAIGPQRSRSGKSLLANDLAAQPQAPSPWSYVQIRAPKYQAVGASIAGLPTLLSGFNGKVAWSMSTVKGDTQDLFLEKVKRQGNALYYENNGKWLPAGVRNETFFVKGQRSIREVVYETRHGALLNSSQALTTGLGLALQTADFKDDKSLDAFFDLSRAQNAAKASDATREIRAIALNMVFADASNIGWQVTGRFPNRREGEGLLPSPGWDTRFDWDGYADAMLHPYDQDPAQGWIGTANQRTAPRGYGMQLSNSWDAPERSERLAQLANAGKHDSRSMIAMQYDQTTTFAAKLKTMFQAPGMAQPLKQAIDALPAAEQVKAREALNRLMAFDGRLVTTSADAAIYELFLQESTRQIFLDELGPENSASWKAFVSNARLSYAAQADHLLGREDSPFWDDVHTPQKEDKPLILARSLAAAISAGDSQLGTDHKAWQWGKLHTTTWKNTNGQVIRGPLASGGDHNTLNPAPYNWGQDFTTTQVPALRMIVDFGQVEPMMGQGGIGQSGNPASPNYANGIDPALKAQYLSFPMQPQNFEKVYGKTRLTLTPGK